In Amphiprion ocellaris isolate individual 3 ecotype Okinawa chromosome 5, ASM2253959v1, whole genome shotgun sequence, the genomic stretch TCTAAGTTTTGCAGTGAGTttcttagactttttttttttgcatgacagCAGATACAATACAAATCCATCCATTCTAAAGTGGACACACTAAAAAATAGTTATTGAACAAATAAAGTATAGTAAAACAGTCTAACAACTACAATAGTGAAAGCGGAGTAAAATCATTTGACCTTCACCTCTAAAACTCCACCAGGTATCCGCGGGCCCGCATGAGGCGCTTGAGGCGACTCTGCAAAGCTGTCCTCTTGCTGCCGATGTCAAAATCCTCCTTCAGCAAGAACTCCAAATTGTCCTTGTTCTGAAGCATCTGCAGCATCTCCCTCTGCAGCTGGATGGCAGACTCCTGCAGCATCTGGTAGCGGATCACTAGCGGGATTTGATCAGCCAGACGCATGCCAGCAATCTGCATCACAAAGCAGGAAGTAAAGTTTCAaacacttcctgtctgtctaaAGCGTATTGATTTTGTTCAGAAATCTGCCCTCTAAATTAACACTTACTTGGTAATACGATTTAAGGTGCATCATCAGCTGCTGAAGTGTTGCAGAATTATCCATGATAATGAGTCGTTCTCTGATTGGTTTACTTTTCAGTTTggcttccttctcctcctcctctctctggcGTTCAGTCAGACTGCTGCTGTAGGTCCTGTCCTGGGAGTAAACTAGCAGCTCCATCTTGAACTGAGTTCTCAGCATGGATTCAGCAGTGGACTCTTTGTCTTTCTTGATGGCTTCAATCTTTGCCTAGGAAAGATTCTAGTCAGTATAAATATTGCCAAAAAGTGAGGCAAATTACACTTTGACAtccaaaatacagaaaaagactGAGACTGTATGAGTGCGAGTAGCTTTACTCATAGAAGATCATACCCTGGCTGTCTTTATGAGGTTAGGAAATCCAGTGAAGCTGCTGAGGGCCAGCTGTATGAACACCTTCTTAACAGCGTCTgggaaaacagaaatacagtatTCAATGGCTTGCTTTCCActgagcatttatttattggttatgcTGGAAAAGGCTAAATATTTGTCTTTCTATTCTTCAGGCTTTGTATTTAATGTGAACTAAAATAGTGGATACCAGAGAGGGCCGAATGTCATCTCTAATTTGAGTAATACTTGTGACTATGCAAATGAAAAAGATACAGAAGGGtcacagaaagtaaaaaaaaaatctgactaagAGGTATCAAAGGCAGTCCATcaatccattcatccattatctatacactgcttaatcctcattagggacacagaggggctggagtctatcccagctgacttagggtgaaagcaggggacaccctggacagatcgccagtctatcacagggctacatatacagacaaacaatcacactcgcattaaCACCTACAGAAAATTTAGAgttactaattaacctcagcatgttttggactataggaggaagccggagtacctggagaaaatccacgtatgcacagggagaacatgcaagctccatgcagaaaggtcCCAGGAAAGCCGAGACGCGAACCGGGGATATCAAAGGCAGTCTTTTTGCCAAAATAAAGCAATTGAAAAATGCAATTGGAAGTCTTGTAGATTACCAGAAAATCATTTCACTTGATATAGGCAGGCATGACCACTTATTCAAGTGTCAAAAAGACAAAGGCTACGATCCTGTCtgcaaaaacatacagaaaaagcTGGTAGAGATGCAGAGCAAagttttataaaatgatgaaactcAAATTAATCtccatcaaaatgacagaaagatcTAAAGTGTACTACCTCATCTGtcagatgcattttttaaagcataGACAATCCATGGCTGCCACTGGAACCAGCACATTGcctgtatgcatgtatttatgatTTTATAGCCAACGTTTTCTACAATCGttagtgccatgccatgtctccctactgtcagtggtgtgtgtgtgtgtgtgtgtgtgtgtgtgtatgtatatatatatatatatagggagGGGGGCTGCACATTgctgtagtggttagcactttcgccttgcagcaagaaggtccctggttcgcgtcccggctttcccgggatctttctgcatggagtttgcatgttctccctgtgcatgcgtgggttttctccgggtactccggcttcctcccacagtccaaaaatatgctgaggttaattgattattctaaattgcccgtaggtgtgaatgtgtgagtgcttgttcgtctttgtatgtagccctgtgacagactggtgacctgtctagggtgtcccctgccttcgcctgagtcagctgggatagactccagcccccccccgcgaccctagtgaggaataagcggtgtatagataatggatggatggatagaggGAGGGTTGggatttcttgtttttactgtttttaaatgttgtaaagcactttgtgttgcattttaattgtatgaaaagtgctatataaaaaaGTTTGATTGAAGCAACAGGGTGAATACAGAGGAATACGAAAGCATTTCGTATGCTCAAAATCATTAACATTCTTTAAAGTTACATCCTTAAAAGTGAAATTTGACTTCACCTTAGCTTTGAGTCTAAGTCCTCCCACTGCATAattataaaaaatgttcaagttggcaagacacaaaatggtgtGGCGACAGGGGAGGATGTGTGAAGCAGGAGTTGCTCAGGGACATCGTCAGaccacagaaaaatataaagcaaTGCAGAGTGGAAAGGCAGGCATCTATGCCACAAAGGGACTTTATAAGGTAAAGAATCCACTTAAGTGGAAATTAGTGTGAAAGAGGATCACAGTGGTCCCAAACTAAGTCAATTTGAGCTGTTGGCTGTAGCCCAAAGTAAGATGTCTTGGAGCCAAGGCAATGCAGGTCTAGGAGAGGATGGGGTCAGTACAGAGTGGTTATGTTAGTAGGAGGAGAGCATTAGGTTGTGGTGGTGGGTGCCTCTGATTGCAGGGCTTAACCATTCTTCTTTTTGCATAATGTAGATATGTCCCAAACAGTAGACTCTATGTTACCACTGGCCTTGCAGGGGTCAGGATGATTCAGAACAGTACATGGCCTGCTGAGCCACTTTCAACtcaagaaagttttttttaaaataaatttggtaagaaataTCAGCATTAACAGCAGCATTGTTGAGTTTCAATCCTGTACAGTGATATGATTTAGTTTAGGCCATGCACAGTACTTGTTTAATTGCAAAGcctgaagaacaaaaagaatCTAACCATCCCATACGTAAGGCCTGGACTATAACATTAACATGTACCTCCTACGTCTCTGAGTTTCTTGACAGCAGGTTCTTCCAGCTGCTTGATCTGCTCCTTGACCATGACCTCAAAAGTCTTGTAGTTGATGAAGCCTGGTAGCTCTCTGCCACGGTATCGCTCTTCATATTCCTCCACCTCTTTTTCAATTTTCCTGTtaactgcaaaacacaaaactctgTCAGAGTTGTGCTCATGGAAAGCTCTATACCAGATCAAAATAATATACTCACAGTTTTGCCCTGAGCGTTCCACGTGGGCATTCCACTTTCCAAACTGTCTTCTCAGCATAGAAAATACATTGAGCTTCTCTCCACATTTGAGTTCCTCTCCTGAAGTCAGACTGATGACATCCTGAGTGAACGCAGTCACTTTCTGCACCACATGcacattacagatattttaagtTTATTAAACAGATATGCATAAGCAAACAAATGCAGGCAGGTAAATGTAGTGTAGCAGGAGCTTACGTCAATGAGGAAGATGAGTCTCTCAGCTGCATCAGATGGGGGTCCGTTACCATATTTGTCCAGCTCTGCCTGAGTCTGTGCCAGTTTCTCCTCTATCTGCTCTTCTAGTCTAGGCAGGGATCTCTGTAAATCACACAGCAAGGGTCAAATATTTGACAACTAGGCATTAATTTATATCAAAATTGTTGAAGTGAACCAATAAGAAGCATTCACCTCGATGTGATGCACCAGCTCTAGTGTGAGTTTCTCAGCCAGCTTCGGAACAGTGGCATGGCCTTCACTGTAGAGGATGCTACAGCAAGAATAAAAAACTACGTAAGTACCTGTTATAGAGGTCACCATACACAGTGCAGGGTTTATACAGTTACCCAAAAGCATTAACTTACTTGAAATATGCATGATTTTCGAAGAAAGCTTGTTCCTTTTCAGTTGCTTCCATAAGAGA encodes the following:
- the LOC111574762 gene encoding interferon-induced GTP-binding protein Mx isoform X2 produces the protein MKRKREGDEWSGKINYKDHEELIEDPADVEKMIRAAQDEMAGVGVGISDDLISLEIASPDVPDLTLIDLPGIARVAVKGQPENIGDQIKRLIEKFITRQETISLVVVPCNVDIATTEALKMAQQVDPDGERTLGILTKPDLVDKGTEDTVVEIVHNEVIHLKKGYMIVRCRGQKEISEKVSLMEATEKEQAFFENHAYFNILYSEGHATVPKLAEKLTLELVHHIERSLPRLEEQIEEKLAQTQAELDKYGNGPPSDAAERLIFLIDKVTAFTQDVISLTSGEELKCGEKLNVFSMLRRQFGKWNAHVERSGQNFNRKIEKEVEEYEERYRGRELPGFINYKTFEVMVKEQIKQLEEPAVKKLRDVGDAVKKVFIQLALSSFTGFPNLIKTARAKIEAIKKDKESTAESMLRTQFKMELLVYSQDRTYSSSLTERQREEEEKEAKLKSKPIRERLIIMDNSATLQQLMMHLKSYYQIAGMRLADQIPLVIRYQMLQESAIQLQREMLQMLQNKDNLEFLLKEDFDIGSKRTALQSRLKRLMRARGYLVEF
- the LOC111574762 gene encoding interferon-induced GTP-binding protein Mx isoform X1 → MNTLNQQYEERVRPCIDLIDSLRSLGVEKDLALPAIAVIGDQSSGKSSVLEALSGVALPRGSGIVTRCPLELKMKRKREGDEWSGKINYKDHEELIEDPADVEKMIRAAQDEMAGVGVGISDDLISLEIASPDVPDLTLIDLPGIARVAVKGQPENIGDQIKRLIEKFITRQETISLVVVPCNVDIATTEALKMAQQVDPDGERTLGILTKPDLVDKGTEDTVVEIVHNEVIHLKKGYMIVRCRGQKEISEKVSLMEATEKEQAFFENHAYFNILYSEGHATVPKLAEKLTLELVHHIERSLPRLEEQIEEKLAQTQAELDKYGNGPPSDAAERLIFLIDKVTAFTQDVISLTSGEELKCGEKLNVFSMLRRQFGKWNAHVERSGQNFNRKIEKEVEEYEERYRGRELPGFINYKTFEVMVKEQIKQLEEPAVKKLRDVGDAVKKVFIQLALSSFTGFPNLIKTARAKIEAIKKDKESTAESMLRTQFKMELLVYSQDRTYSSSLTERQREEEEKEAKLKSKPIRERLIIMDNSATLQQLMMHLKSYYQIAGMRLADQIPLVIRYQMLQESAIQLQREMLQMLQNKDNLEFLLKEDFDIGSKRTALQSRLKRLMRARGYLVEF